One genomic segment of Ferrimonas sp. YFM includes these proteins:
- a CDS encoding anhydro-N-acetylmuramic acid kinase, translated as MSRYIGLMSGTSMDGIDAVLVEFQEGHPVMVASHTHEYEPHLLEQLHRLCSTGEDEVNRLGHVDRQVGRAFAQAVHGVLKSSGLAPKDIRAIGSHGQTVRHQPEGLNGFSLQLGDPNTMAVETGIDVVADFRRKDIALGGQGAPLVPAFHQSLFSDKQPRIIVNIGGIANITWLPGDDGPVLGFDTGPGNTLMDAWARQNIQQPFDRDGAMAAKGQLQPELLQRLMTHPYFAQPAPKSTGRELFNQAWLNYQLEPFMNLAPEDIQATLLAFTVETMAAEIRALSPDCALYLCGGGAFNGQLVRKLAQALPQHRIQTTDALGVPPQWVEGMAFAWLAMRHVEGLPGNLPSATGASRPAVLGSLTPKG; from the coding sequence ATGAGCAGATACATAGGTCTGATGTCCGGCACCAGCATGGACGGCATCGATGCGGTACTGGTTGAGTTCCAGGAGGGTCACCCGGTGATGGTGGCCAGTCACACCCATGAGTATGAACCCCACCTGCTGGAGCAACTGCATCGGCTGTGCAGCACAGGTGAAGATGAGGTGAACCGATTGGGCCATGTGGATCGCCAGGTGGGCCGGGCCTTCGCTCAGGCGGTTCACGGCGTGCTGAAGAGCAGTGGCCTGGCCCCGAAAGATATCCGCGCCATCGGCAGCCACGGCCAGACCGTGCGACACCAGCCTGAGGGACTCAACGGCTTCAGCCTGCAGCTGGGGGATCCCAACACCATGGCGGTGGAAACCGGCATCGACGTAGTCGCGGATTTCAGGCGCAAAGATATCGCCTTGGGAGGACAAGGGGCCCCTCTGGTGCCTGCCTTCCACCAGTCGCTGTTCAGTGATAAGCAACCTCGGATCATCGTCAACATCGGCGGCATCGCCAACATCACCTGGCTGCCGGGGGATGACGGTCCTGTCCTGGGGTTCGACACCGGCCCGGGCAACACCCTGATGGATGCCTGGGCACGACAGAACATTCAGCAGCCCTTCGACCGCGACGGTGCCATGGCCGCCAAAGGCCAGCTGCAACCTGAGCTGCTGCAGCGGCTGATGACTCACCCCTACTTTGCCCAGCCCGCGCCCAAGAGTACCGGCCGGGAACTGTTCAACCAGGCCTGGCTGAATTACCAGCTGGAGCCCTTCATGAACCTGGCGCCGGAAGATATCCAGGCAACCCTGCTGGCGTTCACCGTGGAGACCATGGCCGCCGAGATCCGGGCACTGAGCCCGGACTGTGCCCTCTATCTGTGCGGCGGCGGCGCCTTCAACGGCCAACTGGTGCGCAAACTGGCTCAGGCCCTGCCTCAGCACCGCATCCAGACCACGGATGCCCTGGGGGTGCCCCCGCAGTGGGTCGAAGGGATGGCCTTCGCCTGGCTGGCGATGCGCCACGTGGAGGGACTGCCCGGCAACCTGCCGTCGGCCACCGGTGCCAGCCGCCCCGCAGTACTGGGCAGCTTGACCCCTAAAGGCTA
- a CDS encoding peptidoglycan DD-metalloendopeptidase family protein, whose translation MIRENKRRKSAPLTGLVGTFKVLPRPHRIGLTSILLLMLVSILLPSGNDLAAEFYTPLPLNQRVPLPLELQASEQPTTTEQALQWRSFTVQPGDSLARLFDRAGLSPQQLYRITQLPQAGKRLTKVMPGQEIQLGRDDQGELKRLSYAIDGRTTLVVTATQEGYQERLDHKEVEIRTGFASAEITSNFWNAAVNAGMTPNQIMSLAGIFGWDIDFALDIREGDRFSVLYEEEYIDGHYVADGKILAAEFTNQGDTFRAVRHSDGNYYSDKGKAMRKAFLRAPVQFNYVSSNFNPRRLHPVTKRVRPHNGTDYVAPVGTPIMAAGDGKVIKSAYNKLNGNYVFIQHGGKYVTKYLHLSKRKVKQGQRVRQGQTIGLLGATGRVTGAHLHYEFLVNGVHRNPRKVKLPEAADIAKKDRTAFLQYAEEQLAVLAHRQQIMVAMQ comes from the coding sequence GCTGATGCTGGTGAGCATACTGCTCCCCTCCGGCAATGACTTGGCCGCCGAATTTTATACCCCCCTGCCCCTGAACCAGAGAGTGCCACTCCCCCTGGAGCTGCAAGCCTCTGAGCAGCCAACCACCACCGAACAAGCACTCCAGTGGCGCAGCTTCACCGTTCAGCCCGGTGACAGCCTGGCCAGGCTGTTTGACCGGGCAGGCCTCAGCCCCCAGCAGCTCTACCGCATCACCCAGCTTCCCCAGGCAGGCAAGCGCCTGACCAAGGTGATGCCGGGCCAGGAGATCCAGCTGGGCCGGGACGACCAGGGCGAGCTGAAACGGCTCAGCTACGCCATCGATGGTCGCACCACCCTGGTGGTCACTGCCACACAGGAGGGCTATCAGGAGCGCCTGGACCATAAAGAGGTGGAGATTCGCACCGGCTTCGCCTCAGCGGAGATCACCAGCAACTTCTGGAACGCCGCCGTGAACGCCGGCATGACGCCCAACCAGATCATGAGCCTGGCGGGGATCTTCGGCTGGGACATCGATTTCGCCCTGGACATTCGCGAAGGCGACCGCTTCTCCGTGCTCTATGAAGAGGAGTACATCGACGGACACTATGTGGCAGACGGTAAGATCCTGGCGGCAGAATTCACCAACCAGGGCGACACCTTCCGGGCGGTGCGCCACAGCGACGGCAACTACTATTCCGATAAGGGCAAGGCGATGCGCAAAGCCTTCCTGCGCGCCCCGGTTCAGTTCAACTACGTCAGCTCCAACTTCAACCCGCGCCGCCTGCACCCGGTCACCAAACGGGTCCGCCCCCACAACGGCACCGATTATGTGGCCCCGGTGGGCACCCCCATCATGGCCGCCGGTGACGGCAAGGTGATCAAGTCCGCCTACAATAAGCTGAATGGCAACTATGTGTTCATCCAGCACGGCGGCAAGTACGTCACCAAATACCTGCACCTGAGTAAGCGTAAAGTGAAACAGGGTCAGCGGGTCCGTCAGGGTCAGACCATCGGCCTTCTGGGCGCCACAGGCCGGGTAACCGGCGCTCACCTGCACTACGAGTTTCTGGTCAACGGCGTACACCGCAATCCTCGTAAGGTGAAGCTGCCGGAAGCGGCAGACATCGCCAAGAAAGACAGGACCGCCTTCCTCCAGTATGCCGAGGAGCAGCTTGCGGTACTGGCACATCGTCAACAGATCATGGTGGCAATGCAATGA